The following are encoded together in the Polypterus senegalus isolate Bchr_013 unplaced genomic scaffold, ASM1683550v1 scaffold_9796, whole genome shotgun sequence genome:
- the LOC120519867 gene encoding zona pellucida sperm-binding protein 4-like, which yields MFAFVDPVTQQALAEKIFIYCVAAACYPSAADPCTRSCPARRSGRAADKLAQIASSRKNVLLHSGPVVFGADQVTTSRLEQEASLPTGFLVLGAAAAMLMVVLVLAVVALRRLNRHNVNLKF from the exons ATGTTTGCTTTCGTGGATCCAGTTACTCAGCAAGCCTTGGCTGAAAAG atcttcatctactgtgttgCTGCTGCCTGTTATCCCTCTGCCGCAGACCCCTGTACTCGGAGCTGCCCTGCACGAA GATCTGGCAGAGCTGCAGACAAGTTGGCACAAATTGCTTCATCCAGGAAGAATGTGCTCCTTCACAGTGGTCCTGTGGTCTTTGGGGCTGACCAGGTGACAACCTCCAGGTTGGAGCAGGAAG CCTCTCTTCCCACTGGATTCCTGGTGCTGGGAGCTGCAGCTGCCATGTTGATGGTGGTCCTGGTTTTGGCTGTAGTAGCTCTGAGGAGGTTGAACAGGCACAATGTGaatctgaaattttaa